One Ignavibacterium album JCM 16511 genomic region harbors:
- a CDS encoding SpoIIE family protein phosphatase, which yields MSFDYLVYDFLLSRIYKQNKSQKIQYLLITNKTYSNLFRSNRIDRSKIAEAVTLLEEFGVELIIFDIIFVYPSNSKDDNSLAKVLQKYKNIIQPIGVLNYQEINSNQDFQKNISIDLQPHLKLLSLDEIIFPYPSFLSENSYLGQISDNSDNDGIMRHTRLIIKKDSSILPSLSLTSVLRIFDDSINTVRFISDDLLLINNKIKIPFDNSGRTLIPFLSKWGNDFSAITLEDLMEMAVKDSDKMKLKNSLNGKIIVVADVSASAADIFPTPFSKLTPLVMLHTSVLNALLNNKFIHKTNFFDNLLILNFFLIISFSLFFKQKRIYFFISFLCSLLILSIFNVLIFMLGYFLFYVSVLLCLLISYTLGFIIVEFIFIKEKKIIELDNIRKSFEMNETNKILQNLLPPFDTYFNDYEISAYYSTAEEVGGDFYDYYQKNGELKIFIADGSGHGLQAGILVVSLKTIITSLELKNPSETLFHINNILKEIHFSKLFLCISMISLQQGYITFSNAGLPPLLHYNSKMKKIESYIQKNIPLGIKQHFNYIESKIKLEKNDILFIYTDGLSELFNSKKEMLGIEKIQQTLLNHSSKTTGQIVSEFKALISKWKNEYPQNDDITFLVIKKI from the coding sequence ATGTCTTTCGATTATTTGGTTTATGATTTTTTACTATCTAGAATCTATAAACAAAATAAAAGTCAGAAAATTCAATATTTACTTATAACAAATAAGACTTATTCGAACTTATTCCGGTCCAATCGTATTGATAGAAGCAAAATCGCTGAAGCAGTCACATTATTAGAAGAGTTCGGTGTTGAATTAATTATTTTTGATATAATTTTTGTTTATCCCTCAAATTCAAAAGATGATAATTCTTTAGCTAAAGTTTTACAAAAATATAAAAATATCATTCAGCCAATCGGAGTATTAAATTATCAGGAAATAAATTCAAATCAAGATTTTCAAAAAAATATATCCATAGATCTTCAACCTCACTTAAAATTATTGTCCTTAGATGAGATAATATTTCCTTATCCTAGTTTTCTTTCTGAAAATAGCTACTTAGGACAGATTAGTGATAACTCAGATAATGATGGCATAATGAGACATACAAGGCTGATAATTAAGAAGGATTCCTCAATTCTACCTTCATTAAGTCTAACTTCTGTTCTAAGAATATTTGATGACTCAATTAATACAGTTAGATTTATTAGTGATGATTTACTATTGATAAATAATAAAATAAAAATTCCGTTTGATAATTCTGGAAGAACTCTTATTCCTTTTCTTTCAAAGTGGGGAAATGATTTCAGTGCAATCACATTAGAAGATTTAATGGAAATGGCTGTTAAAGATTCTGATAAAATGAAGCTAAAAAATTCTTTAAACGGAAAAATTATAGTAGTCGCGGATGTCTCTGCTAGCGCCGCAGATATTTTTCCCACACCATTTTCAAAATTAACACCTTTAGTAATGTTGCATACTTCAGTTTTAAATGCTTTATTAAATAATAAATTTATTCATAAAACAAATTTTTTCGATAATCTTCTTATACTAAATTTTTTTCTAATTATCTCTTTTTCTTTATTCTTCAAACAAAAACGGATCTATTTCTTTATTAGTTTTTTATGCTCCCTTCTAATTTTATCAATATTTAATGTTTTGATTTTTATGCTAGGTTATTTTCTTTTTTATGTTTCAGTATTGTTGTGTTTACTTATATCATATACACTTGGATTTATAATTGTTGAATTTATTTTCATAAAGGAAAAGAAAATCATCGAATTGGATAATATTCGGAAGTCATTTGAAATGAATGAAACAAATAAAATACTACAGAATTTATTGCCCCCGTTTGATACTTATTTCAATGACTACGAAATATCTGCATATTACAGTACTGCTGAAGAAGTAGGAGGTGATTTTTATGATTACTACCAAAAGAACGGAGAGTTAAAAATATTTATTGCAGATGGTTCTGGTCATGGTCTACAAGCTGGTATTCTGGTCGTATCCTTGAAAACTATTATTACATCTTTGGAGTTAAAAAATCCTTCTGAAACACTTTTTCATATAAATAATATTTTAAAAGAAATTCACTTTTCAAAATTGTTTCTATGTATTTCTATGATTTCGTTGCAACAAGGTTATATTACTTTTTCAAATGCAGGGTTACCTCCTTTATTACATTATAATTCAAAAATGAAAAAGATTGAATCATACATCCAAAAAAATATTCCATTGGGTATAAAGCAACACTTTAATTATATTGAATCAAAAATAAAACTTGAAAAGAATGATATATTATTTATTTACACAGATGGCTTGAGTGAACTTTTCAATTCAAAAAAGGAAATGCTTGGGATTGAAAAAATTCAGCAGACACTTCTTAATCACTCCTCCAAAACTACTGGTCAAATTGTTTCAGAATTCAAAGCACTAATTTCAAAATGGAAAAATGAATATCCGCAAAATGACGATATAACTTTTTTAGTAATAAAAAAGATTTAA
- a CDS encoding caspase family protein, with product MNFKSFLLFKVFSIILLILLGSKSVLGQILNSETNISELKKQVIKFNDQKDMNACASTLLKILSIDSTDVQAKKQLNIIFRNFFDDISTNTELVDSCLIFIKDACSLPLFDLLLYYYKLNNLYEAMSYLDRFRHCKFKLSDRYTNKLLTFNSTLSPDFQLEFFKVINESSDINIKIYSVYLAYQIVDDPSLGLSGFCKSIGISKDILKNFFLPKIDSLFLFLGEKNPNFNVRAFNNFIALLKSNYEDDNGKDIIEKVNQIKSELFTAYFHNDVYYLETFISKYKNEKLTWKFSFEDLKNFMSAPQNSFFFPLAKILLENLHLLKANKVIYEAGKLVLEKGFFDESKNIFKLIDFNVKSQKDNSDLLPLILSSYILNKDSIFITTSKEFILSAKEDDFVKLKEELIWWKNRNIKIDLLEKALLLFSDETIDSTPFSISLLADSTDKEKNNYYALLIAIEDYENDNFDLRYPINDAIELKSLLMDLYSFNEKNVITLFNPKRSDIIRAFTLLKNRLIASDNLLIFYAGHGNWDEVAEQGYWLPADTKPNDLSEIITNTEITSFIKSIKAKHTLLISDACFSGSIFKTRDAFVGESFGIDYYLARTARKAITSGALTPVPDKSIFIEYLLKSLRNNQKKYLTSEELFLSFREAVINNSPLNQRPLFGNINDSGDEGGDFVFIKK from the coding sequence ATGAATTTCAAATCATTTTTACTTTTTAAAGTATTCTCAATAATATTATTGATTTTATTGGGTAGTAAGAGTGTACTTGGTCAAATTCTGAATTCTGAAACGAATATTTCAGAATTAAAGAAACAAGTCATAAAATTTAATGATCAAAAGGATATGAATGCTTGTGCTTCTACTTTATTGAAAATCCTGAGTATTGATTCAACCGATGTTCAAGCAAAAAAACAGCTAAATATAATTTTCAGAAATTTTTTTGATGATATTTCCACTAATACAGAACTTGTTGATTCTTGCCTGATTTTTATCAAAGATGCCTGCTCTCTACCTCTATTTGATTTGTTGCTGTACTATTATAAACTCAATAATTTATACGAGGCTATGTCTTATTTGGATAGATTTCGACATTGTAAATTCAAACTCTCGGATAGATACACTAATAAATTATTAACTTTTAATTCAACACTATCTCCTGATTTCCAATTAGAATTTTTTAAAGTTATAAATGAATCATCTGATATTAATATTAAAATTTATTCCGTTTATTTAGCATATCAGATTGTAGACGATCCAAGTTTAGGGCTTTCAGGTTTTTGTAAATCAATTGGAATAAGCAAGGATATATTGAAGAATTTTTTCCTTCCCAAAATTGATTCGCTTTTCCTCTTTCTAGGAGAAAAAAATCCTAACTTTAATGTTAGAGCATTCAATAATTTTATTGCTTTACTGAAAAGCAATTATGAAGATGATAATGGTAAGGACATAATTGAAAAAGTAAATCAAATAAAAAGTGAATTATTTACTGCTTATTTTCATAACGATGTTTATTATTTAGAAACTTTTATCTCAAAGTATAAAAACGAAAAACTAACCTGGAAATTTTCATTTGAAGATTTAAAGAATTTTATGAGTGCCCCGCAAAATTCATTCTTCTTTCCGTTAGCTAAAATTCTTCTTGAGAACCTACATTTGCTTAAAGCGAATAAAGTAATTTATGAAGCAGGAAAACTAGTACTTGAAAAAGGATTCTTTGATGAAAGCAAAAACATTTTCAAATTAATTGATTTTAATGTTAAATCACAAAAAGATAATAGTGATTTACTTCCCCTAATTTTATCAAGTTATATTTTGAATAAGGACTCTATCTTCATAACCACTTCAAAAGAATTTATTCTATCTGCCAAAGAAGATGATTTTGTTAAGCTTAAAGAAGAACTCATATGGTGGAAAAATAGAAACATTAAAATAGATTTGCTCGAAAAAGCATTGCTATTATTTTCAGATGAAACTATTGATTCAACTCCTTTTTCAATCTCATTATTAGCAGATTCAACAGATAAAGAAAAAAACAATTATTATGCTTTACTGATAGCGATTGAGGATTATGAAAATGACAATTTTGATCTTCGTTATCCTATAAATGATGCTATAGAATTGAAGAGTTTGTTAATGGATTTGTATTCATTTAATGAAAAAAATGTTATAACGCTATTTAACCCTAAAAGATCTGATATAATTAGAGCTTTTACATTATTAAAAAACAGATTGATTGCTTCAGATAATTTATTGATTTTTTATGCAGGTCACGGAAATTGGGACGAAGTAGCTGAACAAGGCTACTGGTTACCTGCTGATACCAAACCTAATGATTTATCCGAAATAATAACTAATACAGAAATCACATCATTCATCAAATCCATCAAAGCAAAGCATACTTTATTAATTAGTGATGCATGTTTCAGCGGTAGTATTTTTAAAACTAGAGATGCATTCGTTGGAGAATCATTTGGTATTGATTACTATCTGGCAAGAACTGCCAGAAAAGCTATAACAAGTGGCGCTTTGACTCCTGTGCCTGATAAAAGTATATTTATAGAATATTTGCTCAAGTCGCTTCGAAATAATCAGAAAAAATATCTAACATCCGAAGAATTATTTCTTAGCTTCAGAGAAGCTGTAATTAATAATAGTCCTCTAAACCAGAGACCTCTTTTCGGAAATATAAATGATTCAGGAGATGAAGGAGGCGATTTTGTCTTCATTAAAAAATGA
- a CDS encoding DUF4384 domain-containing protein: MSSLKNDIIFLLALFFLSNFCFAQKYSRGLILDSEEDSKVQRSPTLILSDYFSLPKYFSLKNYAPEPGDQGPYSTCGAWATAYSARTISFLISNGLEYVDKNNYCFSPSFVYNQIKKDSLCLSGISLKEALDIIKYKGSIFLSDFNYSCESLVKRSDLIKAKNYDILDYREIFYRNDKLKVLKTKKCISEFRPVIIAMACPISFENVFEIWEPTNEDYNNSHNGHAVVVTGYDDEKYGGAFEILNSWGKEWGKNGYCWIKYKDFEHFVYNGYELIEKVNLANSNFAYNGSIYLKLLDGSLMEFEKKNGIITSKNKYLPKTRFEIFITNNTPCYLYCFSLDNENNFTRIFPKDSSVNNIFPYRKSTFPIPDEFHFLELDDKGSEDYIFILLSKKNIDLSEIFFFRKQNSNQIANQLISKLLSNQENSNTISLDSDNIILFNSVTNYDNIFPIIIKLKKRR; encoded by the coding sequence TTGTCTTCATTAAAAAATGATATCATTTTTTTATTAGCACTTTTTTTTCTATCAAATTTTTGTTTTGCACAAAAATATTCACGAGGGCTTATTTTAGATTCAGAAGAAGATTCTAAGGTACAAAGGTCTCCAACATTAATCTTATCTGACTATTTTTCTTTACCAAAATATTTTTCGCTTAAAAATTACGCACCTGAGCCGGGTGATCAAGGTCCATATTCAACCTGTGGAGCTTGGGCAACAGCATATTCTGCAAGGACCATTTCATTCTTAATTTCGAATGGACTAGAATATGTTGATAAAAATAACTATTGCTTTTCTCCCTCATTCGTTTACAATCAAATAAAAAAAGATTCACTTTGTTTATCAGGCATATCATTAAAAGAAGCTTTGGATATCATAAAATATAAAGGGTCTATTTTCTTAAGTGATTTTAATTATTCATGTGAAAGTTTAGTTAAAAGAAGTGATTTAATTAAAGCGAAAAATTATGATATTCTCGATTACAGGGAGATATTTTACAGAAATGATAAATTAAAAGTGCTTAAAACAAAAAAATGTATTTCGGAATTTAGGCCTGTTATTATTGCAATGGCTTGTCCAATTTCATTTGAAAATGTATTTGAAATATGGGAACCAACAAATGAAGATTATAACAATTCGCATAATGGTCATGCAGTTGTAGTTACAGGATACGATGATGAAAAATATGGTGGAGCATTTGAAATATTAAATAGTTGGGGAAAAGAGTGGGGAAAAAATGGATATTGCTGGATTAAATACAAAGATTTTGAACATTTTGTTTATAATGGATATGAGTTAATAGAAAAAGTAAACCTGGCAAATTCAAACTTTGCTTACAATGGGTCAATTTATTTGAAGCTTCTCGATGGAAGTTTAATGGAATTCGAAAAAAAAAATGGTATTATTACTTCTAAAAACAAGTACCTTCCTAAAACTCGGTTTGAAATTTTTATTACCAATAATACGCCTTGTTATCTTTATTGTTTTTCTTTGGATAATGAAAATAATTTTACCAGAATTTTTCCTAAAGACTCATCTGTTAATAATATTTTTCCTTACAGAAAGAGCACATTTCCAATTCCGGATGAATTTCATTTTTTAGAACTTGATGATAAAGGATCAGAGGATTACATCTTTATATTGCTCTCGAAAAAAAATATTGATCTTTCTGAAATATTTTTTTTCAGAAAACAAAACAGCAATCAAATTGCTAATCAACTCATTTCAAAACTTCTTTCAAATCAGGAAAATTCAAATACTATTTCCCTGGATTCTGATAACATAATATTATTTAATTCGGTTACGAACTATGATAACATATTTCCTATAATAATTAAGTTAAAGAAGAGAAGGTAA
- a CDS encoding FAD-binding oxidoreductase — protein sequence MDTSVKNKIKSIVGQENYFDSFEDRLVYSYDGTPVIQQMPEAVVFPQDEEQISKILDLANNVKFNVVPRGAGTGLSGGSVPTENSIVIVMTKWNKILEIDEKNLTATVQPGVVTGVLQKEVEKLGLFYPPDPGSLNVCTIGGNVANNAGGLRGLKYGVTKNYVLGVEMILPDGKFLRTGGKNMKDVAGYNLRDFIVGSEGTLGIITKVLLKLIPKPTKSITILAYFDKLTDSAQAVSDIIAAKITPAMMEFLDNTTINCVEDYTKIGLPRNVEALLLIEVDGRGSEVKEDAETVKFILKKNKALAVREAFDEAQANILKTARRSAFSALARRMPTTILEDATVPRSELPVMIEKIVKASKMFDVMIGNFGHAGDGNLHPTALTDEREQKELDKAHRAFNYIFDEAVKLGGTITGEHGTGLAKKQFLEKVTGPVGLDMMMRIKKAIDVNNILNPGKIFSLAPKCEGALPKKREQIKNFNEQSSE from the coding sequence ATGGACACCTCTGTAAAAAATAAAATCAAATCTATAGTCGGGCAGGAAAATTATTTTGATTCTTTTGAGGACCGCCTGGTTTATTCCTACGACGGAACCCCCGTTATTCAACAAATGCCGGAAGCTGTGGTGTTTCCGCAGGATGAAGAACAAATTTCTAAAATATTGGATCTGGCAAATAATGTGAAGTTTAATGTTGTTCCAAGAGGTGCTGGCACCGGGCTGAGTGGTGGTTCTGTACCAACTGAGAATTCAATTGTAATTGTAATGACAAAATGGAACAAAATTCTTGAGATAGATGAAAAGAATTTAACGGCAACTGTTCAACCAGGTGTTGTAACAGGTGTACTTCAGAAAGAAGTTGAAAAACTTGGATTGTTTTATCCTCCCGACCCCGGAAGTCTTAATGTTTGCACAATTGGAGGAAATGTTGCCAATAATGCAGGTGGATTGCGTGGCTTGAAATATGGAGTAACAAAGAATTATGTTCTCGGCGTTGAAATGATTTTGCCCGATGGGAAATTTCTCAGAACCGGCGGAAAAAATATGAAAGATGTTGCCGGTTATAATCTGCGCGATTTCATTGTTGGAAGTGAAGGCACTCTTGGAATAATTACAAAAGTACTGCTGAAGTTAATTCCCAAACCAACTAAGTCCATTACTATTCTGGCTTACTTCGACAAACTCACTGATAGTGCTCAGGCAGTTTCAGATATAATTGCTGCGAAAATTACTCCGGCAATGATGGAGTTCCTTGATAATACAACCATTAATTGCGTTGAAGATTATACTAAAATTGGTTTGCCAAGAAATGTTGAAGCTTTACTGTTAATTGAAGTTGATGGCCGTGGCAGCGAAGTTAAAGAAGATGCAGAAACCGTTAAGTTTATACTGAAAAAGAATAAAGCTTTGGCTGTTCGTGAAGCATTTGATGAAGCTCAGGCAAATATATTGAAAACAGCCCGACGAAGTGCTTTCAGTGCTTTGGCCAGAAGAATGCCTACAACTATTCTTGAAGATGCAACAGTTCCAAGAAGTGAATTACCTGTGATGATTGAAAAAATTGTAAAAGCTTCAAAAATGTTCGATGTGATGATCGGTAATTTTGGTCATGCAGGTGATGGTAATCTTCATCCGACTGCATTGACTGATGAAAGGGAACAGAAAGAACTTGATAAAGCTCATCGTGCTTTTAATTATATCTTTGATGAAGCTGTTAAACTTGGCGGAACAATTACAGGCGAACATGGAACAGGTTTGGCAAAAAAACAATTTCTCGAAAAAGTAACCGGACCAGTTGGACTTGATATGATGATGAGAATAAAAAAAGCTATTGATGTGAACAATATTCTTAATCCGGGTAAAATATTTTCACTTGCTCCCAAGTGCGAAGGTGCACTTCCCAAAAAAAGAGAACAGATAAAAAATTTTAATGAGCAATCTTCAGAATAA
- a CDS encoding formylglycine-generating enzyme family protein, with amino-acid sequence MNYSIKYHRLNYLLPTILFFLILFSVNNSLRPQSIKIVKIEQEEDSIKIVYNLISQREQEKYFVDLEVSKNGGLNYTIYPKALEGQVGYGISRGINKVIYWKPLEENLELIGEDFVFRINAAYLGSESEMQMIAFRGGSFDMGDAFNEGEVDEIPVHKVQIDDFEIGKYEVSNFQFAKFLNEYGSIFVNSGEFKGERMFYSQENGIVLVNRNIWKPAEGFEFYPVTGVTWFGANEFCKYYGYRLPTEAEWEYAARCSGDKLIYSSIVDSLDSKYFNYNAWFQFDSLNNSNNLSFLKSQSLGAYPPNDCGVFQMSGNVWEYCLDWYEWNYYADSPVENPAGPFLGKYKVIRGGGFTSSPKGIRVYERSYISPDSYGIDVGFRVARSINAEVQK; translated from the coding sequence ATGAACTATTCCATCAAATATCATCGGTTAAACTATTTATTACCAACAATTCTTTTCTTTTTAATATTATTTTCAGTTAATAATTCATTAAGACCTCAAAGCATAAAAATTGTAAAAATTGAACAGGAGGAAGATTCTATAAAAATAGTTTATAATCTGATTAGTCAGCGTGAACAAGAAAAATATTTTGTTGATTTAGAAGTATCAAAAAATGGTGGGTTAAATTATACAATATATCCCAAAGCTTTGGAAGGGCAGGTTGGATATGGGATTAGTAGAGGAATTAATAAAGTTATCTATTGGAAACCATTAGAAGAAAATCTTGAATTGATAGGAGAGGATTTTGTTTTTAGGATAAATGCAGCATACCTGGGCAGTGAATCTGAGATGCAAATGATTGCTTTTAGAGGAGGTTCATTTGATATGGGAGATGCGTTTAATGAAGGTGAAGTTGATGAAATCCCTGTACATAAAGTTCAGATTGATGATTTTGAAATTGGTAAATATGAGGTGTCAAATTTTCAGTTTGCCAAATTTCTTAATGAATATGGAAGTATCTTTGTTAATTCGGGAGAATTCAAAGGTGAAAGAATGTTTTATTCTCAGGAAAATGGAATAGTCTTGGTTAATAGAAATATTTGGAAACCTGCTGAAGGTTTTGAATTTTATCCAGTAACAGGAGTAACATGGTTTGGCGCAAATGAATTTTGTAAATATTATGGTTACAGACTCCCTACTGAGGCTGAATGGGAATATGCAGCACGTTGCAGTGGTGATAAGCTTATTTATTCTTCCATAGTAGATTCGCTGGACTCAAAATATTTTAATTATAATGCTTGGTTCCAATTTGATTCTTTAAATAATTCTAATAATCTATCATTTCTTAAATCTCAGTCTCTAGGGGCTTATCCGCCAAATGATTGTGGAGTTTTTCAAATGAGCGGCAATGTCTGGGAATATTGTCTTGATTGGTATGAATGGAACTATTATGCAGATTCTCCGGTAGAAAATCCCGCGGGTCCTTTTTTAGGAAAATATAAAGTAATAAGAGGAGGAGGATTTACTTCATCACCAAAAGGAATAAGAGTTTATGAGAGAAGTTATATTTCCCCTGACTCTTATGGAATTGATGTCGGTTTTAGGGTTGCTCGTTCCATTAATGCGGAGGTACAAAAATGA
- a CDS encoding caspase family protein, producing MKKYFLIIILTIISVNNYLTFPQIKFSAKSDLIRLNIKTLPPDTVSPFLTVNLPNVKEGFAINHRDSIFFINGLVNDNLGKTKIFINNNLIGAFQNGQYSTSFILNRGENLLTISAIDKRNNKSEKKIRVNYDPRADVNPPQIKLLPPFEQINRGIQVITKPSAHENIILTGKCFDENEILEIKVNDVNVDSIIDGKFYFNLGTVPPDSLVIFASDVFGNFTEITAEIKFEDANSTLNEITEVTYHAILIGVEDYADQRINNLDYPIRDVENLKRVLTDNYQFEKNNVIVLKNPKRTSVISAFQKLREKLTEKDNLLIFFAGHGYFDPDQDMGYWLPADAVKDDYSNWLPNSTIRDFIRAINTKHTLLISDACFAGSIFSSREPFNDASRSILEIYKIKSRKAMTSGVKNQKVQDRSKFTEFIIKFLLENKNKFLTTQELFTKIRAAVLNNTNVSQTPEYGSIPFTGDEGLSGDFIFIHK from the coding sequence ATGAAAAAATATTTTCTAATAATAATTTTGACAATAATATCAGTTAATAACTATTTAACCTTCCCTCAGATAAAATTTTCAGCAAAGAGCGATTTAATTCGTTTAAACATAAAAACATTGCCACCAGACACTGTTTCACCTTTTTTAACTGTTAACCTTCCTAATGTTAAAGAAGGTTTCGCAATAAATCATCGTGATTCAATTTTCTTTATAAATGGATTAGTTAATGACAATTTAGGAAAAACTAAAATCTTTATTAATAACAATCTTATTGGCGCTTTTCAAAATGGACAATACTCAACATCTTTCATACTTAATCGAGGCGAAAATCTTTTAACGATTTCAGCAATAGATAAACGAAATAATAAGTCTGAGAAAAAGATACGAGTTAATTATGATCCAAGAGCGGATGTAAATCCACCTCAAATAAAACTTTTACCTCCCTTCGAACAGATCAATCGGGGAATACAGGTTATCACAAAACCTTCTGCACATGAAAATATAATCCTTACGGGTAAATGCTTTGACGAAAATGAAATATTGGAGATTAAAGTAAATGATGTAAATGTTGATTCAATTATTGATGGTAAATTCTATTTTAATTTAGGTACTGTACCTCCGGATTCGCTGGTAATATTTGCTTCAGATGTATTTGGTAATTTTACTGAAATTACTGCTGAAATAAAATTCGAGGATGCTAATAGTACATTGAATGAAATTACTGAGGTTACATACCACGCCATTTTAATTGGTGTGGAAGATTATGCAGATCAAAGAATAAATAATCTTGACTATCCTATTCGTGATGTAGAAAATTTGAAACGAGTTCTTACTGATAATTATCAGTTTGAAAAAAATAATGTTATTGTTTTGAAAAACCCTAAAAGAACTTCTGTTATTTCTGCCTTCCAAAAACTTCGTGAAAAATTAACTGAAAAAGATAATTTGTTGATTTTCTTTGCAGGTCATGGATACTTTGATCCTGACCAGGATATGGGATATTGGTTACCAGCCGATGCTGTCAAAGATGATTATAGTAATTGGCTGCCTAACAGTACAATAAGAGATTTCATAAGGGCAATCAATACAAAGCATACATTGCTGATTTCTGATGCCTGCTTTGCCGGATCAATATTTAGTTCCCGAGAACCCTTTAATGATGCTTCCAGATCCATATTAGAGATTTATAAAATTAAGAGTCGAAAGGCAATGACAAGCGGTGTAAAGAACCAAAAGGTTCAGGATCGGAGTAAGTTTACAGAATTCATAATAAAATTTTTATTAGAAAATAAAAATAAGTTTCTTACTACACAGGAACTTTTTACCAAAATTCGTGCTGCAGTTTTGAATAATACAAATGTTTCTCAAACCCCTGAATATGGCAGTATTCCATTTACTGGTGATGAAGGACTTTCCGGTGATTTCATTTTTATTCATAAATGA